A genomic segment from Salvia splendens isolate huo1 chromosome 13, SspV2, whole genome shotgun sequence encodes:
- the LOC121761673 gene encoding anaphase-promoting complex subunit 8-like isoform X1 produces MASKETCRTELRAAVRHLSERGLHSAAKWAAEQLMGIEQDPSKHTPSHTRFQRGSSSIRRRFRTATPAESSATPSAGVSYVMTPSLVAAEEYDYDRMDSDFYLLAKSYFDCREYRRAAHVLRDQTAKKAIFLRFYALYLAGEKRREEEMIELEGPLGKSDAVNSELLSLQRELSTLHKNGTIDAFGLYVYGLVLKEKGSENLARSVFVESVNSYPWNWSAWSELQTLCTTIEALNSLNLNNHWMKDFFLASSYQELRMHNEALAKYEYLQGNFIFSNYIQAQIAKAQYNLREFEQVEVIFEELLRNDPYRIEDMDMYSNVLYAKECFSALSYLAHRVFLTDKYRPESCCIIGNYYSLKGQHEKSVMYFRRALKLNKNYLSAWTLMGHEYVEMKNTSAAVDAYRRAVDINSCDYRAWYGLGQAYEMMGMPYYALHYFKKSVFLQPNDSRLWIAMAQCYETEQLHMLEEAIKCYERAANCNDREAIALHQLAKLHSELGRTEEAAFYYKKDLERMEDEEREGPNMVEALMFLAQHCKTQKKFDEAEVYCTRLLDYTGPEKETAKSLLRGIRYARDVEHFPP; encoded by the exons ATGGCTTCCAAAGAAACCTGCAGAACCGAGCTCCGCGCCGCCGTGCGCCACCTCAGCGAGCGTGGCCTCCACTCCGCAGCCAAATG GGCAGCGGAGCAGTTGATGGGGATAGAGCAAGACCCCTCGAAGCACACGCCGTCGCACACCAGATTCCAGCGCGGCAGCTCCAGCATCCGCCGCCGCTTCCGCACGGCCACCCCCGCGGAGTCCTCCGCCACCCCTTCTGCCGGAGTGTCATATGTGATGACGCCGTCGCTTGTGGCAGCTGAAGAGTACGATTATGATCGGATGGACAGTGATTTTTATTTGCTGGCCAAGTCTTATTTTGACTGCAGGGAGTATAGGAGGGCAGCCCATGTGCTTAGGGATCAGACCGCCAAGAAAGCCATCTTCTTGCGTTTCTATGCGCTTTATCTG GCCGGAGAAAAGCGAAGAgaagaagagatgatagagctCGAGGGTCCTCTTGGAAAGAGTGATGCTGTGAACAGCGAACTGCTTTCACTACAGAGAGAATTGTCAACCCTTCACAAAAATGGAACAATCGACGCTTTTGGTCTTTATGTATATGGCCTTGTCCTTAAGGAAAAAGGAAGTGAGAATCTGGCACGGTCCGTGTTTGTGGAATCTGTCAATAGCTATCCCTGGAACTGGAGTGCTTGGTCTGAGCTGCAGACGTTATGCACCACAATTGAGGCATTGAACAGTCTTAATCTCAATAATCATTGGATGAAGGACTTTTTCCTTGCCAGTTCTTACCAGGAACTCCGGATGCACAACGAGGCCCTGGCCAAATACGAATATTTACaaggaaattttattttcaGCAATTACATCCAGGCCCAAATAGCCAAGGCTCAGTATAATCTCAGGGAGTTCGAACAGGTGGAAGTTATATTCGAAGAACTTTTAAGAAACGATCCTTATAGGATCGAGGACATGGACATGTATTCCAATGTGCTATATGCAAAAGAATGTTTTTCTGCCCTAAGTTATCTGGCTCACAGAGTGTTTCTTACAGATAAATACAGGCCGGAGTCTTGCTGCATCATTGGTAACTATTACAGTTTGAAAGGGCAGCACGAGAAGTCTGTGATGTACTTCCGAAGGGCGCTTAAATTGAACAAGAACTATTTGTCAGCATGGACCCTTATGGGTCACGAGTACGTTGAGATGAAGAACACTTCTGCGGCAGTTGATGCCTACCGTCGTGCAGTGGATATAAATTCATGTGATTACCGAGCGTGGTATGGATTGGGGCAAGCTTATGAGATGATGGGAATGCCCTATTATGCTCTTCATTACTTCAAGAAGTCAGTGTTCTTGCAGCCAAATGACTCTCGGTTGTGGATAGCTATGGCTCAGTGCTATGAAACCGAACAACTTCATATGCTCGAGGAGGCCATTAAATGTTATGAACGTGCAGCAAATTGTAATGACAGGGAAGCCATCGCCCTACATCAGCTGGCGAAGCTTCACTCTGAACTCGGCAGAACTGAAGAGGCTGCATTTTATTACAAGAAGGATTTGGAGAGGATGGAAGATGAAGAGAGGGAAGGGCCAAACATGGTTGAAGCACTGATGTTCCTTGCCCAACACTGCAAAACTCAGAAGAAgtttgatgaagctgaggtttATTGTACGCGTCTTCTTGACTACACTGGCCCG GAGAAGGAAACTGCCAAGAGTCTTCTTCGTGGAATAAGATACGCAAGGGATGTTGAGCACTTCCCGCCATAA
- the LOC121761673 gene encoding anaphase-promoting complex subunit 8-like isoform X2, whose amino-acid sequence MGIEQDPSKHTPSHTRFQRGSSSIRRRFRTATPAESSATPSAGVSYVMTPSLVAAEEYDYDRMDSDFYLLAKSYFDCREYRRAAHVLRDQTAKKAIFLRFYALYLAGEKRREEEMIELEGPLGKSDAVNSELLSLQRELSTLHKNGTIDAFGLYVYGLVLKEKGSENLARSVFVESVNSYPWNWSAWSELQTLCTTIEALNSLNLNNHWMKDFFLASSYQELRMHNEALAKYEYLQGNFIFSNYIQAQIAKAQYNLREFEQVEVIFEELLRNDPYRIEDMDMYSNVLYAKECFSALSYLAHRVFLTDKYRPESCCIIGNYYSLKGQHEKSVMYFRRALKLNKNYLSAWTLMGHEYVEMKNTSAAVDAYRRAVDINSCDYRAWYGLGQAYEMMGMPYYALHYFKKSVFLQPNDSRLWIAMAQCYETEQLHMLEEAIKCYERAANCNDREAIALHQLAKLHSELGRTEEAAFYYKKDLERMEDEEREGPNMVEALMFLAQHCKTQKKFDEAEVYCTRLLDYTGPEKETAKSLLRGIRYARDVEHFPP is encoded by the exons ATGGGGATAGAGCAAGACCCCTCGAAGCACACGCCGTCGCACACCAGATTCCAGCGCGGCAGCTCCAGCATCCGCCGCCGCTTCCGCACGGCCACCCCCGCGGAGTCCTCCGCCACCCCTTCTGCCGGAGTGTCATATGTGATGACGCCGTCGCTTGTGGCAGCTGAAGAGTACGATTATGATCGGATGGACAGTGATTTTTATTTGCTGGCCAAGTCTTATTTTGACTGCAGGGAGTATAGGAGGGCAGCCCATGTGCTTAGGGATCAGACCGCCAAGAAAGCCATCTTCTTGCGTTTCTATGCGCTTTATCTG GCCGGAGAAAAGCGAAGAgaagaagagatgatagagctCGAGGGTCCTCTTGGAAAGAGTGATGCTGTGAACAGCGAACTGCTTTCACTACAGAGAGAATTGTCAACCCTTCACAAAAATGGAACAATCGACGCTTTTGGTCTTTATGTATATGGCCTTGTCCTTAAGGAAAAAGGAAGTGAGAATCTGGCACGGTCCGTGTTTGTGGAATCTGTCAATAGCTATCCCTGGAACTGGAGTGCTTGGTCTGAGCTGCAGACGTTATGCACCACAATTGAGGCATTGAACAGTCTTAATCTCAATAATCATTGGATGAAGGACTTTTTCCTTGCCAGTTCTTACCAGGAACTCCGGATGCACAACGAGGCCCTGGCCAAATACGAATATTTACaaggaaattttattttcaGCAATTACATCCAGGCCCAAATAGCCAAGGCTCAGTATAATCTCAGGGAGTTCGAACAGGTGGAAGTTATATTCGAAGAACTTTTAAGAAACGATCCTTATAGGATCGAGGACATGGACATGTATTCCAATGTGCTATATGCAAAAGAATGTTTTTCTGCCCTAAGTTATCTGGCTCACAGAGTGTTTCTTACAGATAAATACAGGCCGGAGTCTTGCTGCATCATTGGTAACTATTACAGTTTGAAAGGGCAGCACGAGAAGTCTGTGATGTACTTCCGAAGGGCGCTTAAATTGAACAAGAACTATTTGTCAGCATGGACCCTTATGGGTCACGAGTACGTTGAGATGAAGAACACTTCTGCGGCAGTTGATGCCTACCGTCGTGCAGTGGATATAAATTCATGTGATTACCGAGCGTGGTATGGATTGGGGCAAGCTTATGAGATGATGGGAATGCCCTATTATGCTCTTCATTACTTCAAGAAGTCAGTGTTCTTGCAGCCAAATGACTCTCGGTTGTGGATAGCTATGGCTCAGTGCTATGAAACCGAACAACTTCATATGCTCGAGGAGGCCATTAAATGTTATGAACGTGCAGCAAATTGTAATGACAGGGAAGCCATCGCCCTACATCAGCTGGCGAAGCTTCACTCTGAACTCGGCAGAACTGAAGAGGCTGCATTTTATTACAAGAAGGATTTGGAGAGGATGGAAGATGAAGAGAGGGAAGGGCCAAACATGGTTGAAGCACTGATGTTCCTTGCCCAACACTGCAAAACTCAGAAGAAgtttgatgaagctgaggtttATTGTACGCGTCTTCTTGACTACACTGGCCCG GAGAAGGAAACTGCCAAGAGTCTTCTTCGTGGAATAAGATACGCAAGGGATGTTGAGCACTTCCCGCCATAA
- the LOC121761675 gene encoding protein COFACTOR ASSEMBLY OF COMPLEX C SUBUNIT B CCB3, chloroplastic-like, translated as MSAVSATGVPISLPKLTNHPQIHTVISPKCYHFLSHKSILKPVRRKTPTPVCRAHCSSRISDSLSSHSLFSSSTAYSGDPLAIASKIVHSPPAGSLILIDLDPATAKLAIAFLGPFLSAFGFLFIARIVMSWYPKLPVGEFPYVLAYAPTEPLLVQTRKIIPPLAGVDVTPVVWFGLLSFLNEILVGPQGLLVLLSQQQV; from the coding sequence ATGTCTGCTGTCTCTGCAACTGGCGTCCCAATTTCATTGCCCAAACTCACAAATCATCCTCAAATTCACACCGTAATCTCACCAAAATGCTATCATTTCTTATCCCATAAATCAATCCTCAAACCTGTAAGAAGGAAAACACCAACTCCAGTATGCAGAGCTCATTGTTCCTCAAGAATCTCAGACTCTCTCTCTAGCCACAGCCTCTTCTCCTCGTCCACCGCCTACTCCGGCGACCCTTTAGCCATAGCTTCCAAGATTGTGCACTCGCCCCCAGCTGGGAGTCTCATTCTGATCGATTTGGACCCTGCCACGGCCAAACTGGCAATAGCGTTTCTTGGGCCATTCTTGTCAGCATTTGGATTTCTGTTCATCGCGAGGATCGTGATGTCGTGGTACCCGAAGCTTCCCGTTGGCGAGTTCCCATATGTCCTCGCGTACGCGCCTACGGAGCCGTTACTGGTGCAGACAAGGAAGATCATACCACCCCTGGCTGGAGTTGATGTCACCCCTGTTGTCTGGTTTGGATTGCTCAGTTTTCTCAATGAAATCTTGGTGGGCCCACAGGGCCTCCTTGTTCTTCTATCTCAGCAGCAGGTTTAG
- the LOC121761674 gene encoding serine/threonine-protein kinase AtPK1/AtPK6-like, with product MNTSNKKTVHALLASKLTQLYIPSAADDDPSLNFEFSDIFGPSPSSASPLFLGDPQVIHHRSHSFVGPSPRFTLSKSIPTFDRDDSSSDDTGGDDLRVGGGSVCDGGGVEEEAAEKLGPGDFEIMRVIGKGAFGKVFQVRMKRKSGGGDGIFAMKVMKKDTIIKNNHVDYMRAQRDILTKVVHPFIVQLQYSFQTKSKLYLILDFINGGHLFYHLYRQGIFSEDQARVYTAEIVSAVSHLHENRIVHRDLKPENILMDADGHIMLTDFGLSKEISESSRSNSLCGTTEYMAPEILLSKGHNKNADWWSVGILLYEMLTGKPPFVHANRKKLQEKIIKEKLKLPPRLTSEAHSLLKGLLQKDAVNRLGSGPRGAEEIKSHKWFRTINWKKIEERELVPKFKPDVSGQDCTENFDKCWTAMPLDDSPAPTPTAGEHFHGYTYIAPNPWLSSE from the exons ATGAACACCAGCAACAAAAAGACTGTGCACGCGCTGTTAGCTTCAAAGCTGACGCAGCTCTATATCCCTTCCGCCGCCGACGATGATCCCTCATTAAATTTCGAATTCTCCGACATCTTCGGCCCCTCTCCTTCCTCCGCCTCCCCGCTCTTCCTGGGGGACCCACAAGTAATACACCACCGCTCCCACTCATTCGTGGGCCCCTCCCCCCGCTTCACCCTCTCCAAATCAATCCCCACCTTCGACCGAGACGATTCTTCCTCCGACGATACAGGCGGCGATGATTTGAGGGTTGGTGGCGGAAGCGTCTGTGATGGCGGCGGGGTGGAGGAGGAGGCAGCGGAGAAATTGGGGCCGGGGGATTTTGAGATTATGAGGGTGATTGGGAAGGGCGCGTTTGGGAAGGTTTTTCAGGTTAGGATGAAGAGGAAAAGTGGCGGTGGAGATGGGATTTTTGCGATGAAAGTGATGAAGAAGGATACGATCATCAAGAACAACCATGTTGATTATATGAGGGCTCAGAGGGATATTCTCACCAAAGTTGTGCACCCTTTCATTGTGCAGCTGCAGTATTCGTTTCAG ACCAAGTCTAAGCTGTATTTGATACTCGATTTTATAAATGGAGGCCATCTATTTTATCATCTCTACAGGCAAGGGATCTTCAG TGAGGACCAGGCAAGGGTATATACTGCTGAGATTGTATCTGCAGTTTCACATCTTCACGAGAACAGGATTGTGCATCGAGATCTAAAACCTGAAAACATTCTCATGGATGCTGATGGGCAT ATCATGCTCACCGATTTTGGACTGTCTAAGGAGATTAGTGAATCGAGCAGATCAAACTCGCTATGTGGGACAACCGAATATATGGCTCCTGAGATCTTGCTATCAAAAGGGCATAACAAGAATGCTGATTGGTGGAGCGTTGGCATCCTTTTGTATGAAATGCTAACTGGGAAG CCGCCGTTCGTGCATGCTAACAGGAAGAAGCTGCAGGAGAAGATcataaaagaaaaattgaagCTTCCACCACGCTTGACAAGCGAAGCTCACTCTTTACTTAAAGGA CTGCTCCAAAAGGATGCGGTGAATAGGTTAGGCAGTGGGCCTAGGGGCGCGGAAGAGATCAAATCTCACAAATGGTTTCGTACCATCAACTGGAAGAAGATAGAGGAGAGAGAACTCGTGCCAAAGTTCAAGCCAGATGTGAGTGGCCAAGATTGCACAGAGAACTTCGACAAATGTTGGACTGCGATGCCTCTGGATGACTCCCCGGCGCCTACTCCAACAGCTGGGGAGCATTTCCATGGGTACACTTACATCGCTCCTAACCCGTGGCTCTCGTCTGAATAA
- the LOC121762502 gene encoding transcription factor MYB1R1-like — translation MSQSVESPSSAASGGEIVLFGVRVRVDPMRKSVSMNNLSEYEPVVNNGNEMPKDAAPAEGSAGYASADEAVPQPSGVNRERKRGVPWTEQEHKLFLLGLQKVGRGDWRGISRNYVKSRTPTQVASHAQKYFLRRSNINRRRRRSSLFDITTDEVTAMPIEEVKNHHQESPLPPPTALPPPITSNGNNGFSVSPFPVMFSMQSGIDQTEMAKSSSPAMEDLNMRQRVLLEPSPLSLRLSLSSGQDQPPASAFQMMHGFKMELAA, via the exons atgtcgCAGAGCGTCGAGTCGCCGTCCTCCGCCGCGTCTGGCGGGGAAATCGTGCTATTTGGTGTGAGAGTCAGAGTTGATCCGATGAGGAAGAGCGTCAGTATGAATAATCTCTCCGAATACGAGCCTGTTGTCAACAACGGGAACGAGATGCCGAAGGATGCGGCACCGGCGGAGGGATCCGCCGGCTATGCCTCCGCCGATGAAGCCGTTCCTCAGCCGTCCGGCGTGAATCGCGAGCGTAAGCGAG GAGTTCCGTGGACAGAGCAAGAGCACAAACTATTCCTCCTTGGATTGCAGAAGGTTGGAAGGGGAGATTGGAGAGGAATCTCGAGAAATTACGTCAAGTCGCGCACTCCAACTCAAGTCGCCAGTCACGCTCAGAAATACTTCCTCCGCCGGAGTAACATtaatcgccgccgccgccgttctAGCCTCTTCGACATCACCACCGACGAG GTTACTGCAATGCCAATTGAAGAGGTCAAGAACCACCACCAAGAGAGCCCACTTCCGCCACCAACCGCGCTGCCTCCACCCATCACTTCCAACGGCAACAATGGATTCTCAGTCTCGCCATTCCCCGTCATGTTTTCAATGCAAAGTGGGATTGATCAAACTGAAATGGCCAAAAGCTCATCACCAGCAATGGAGGATCTCAACATGAGGCAGCGGGTCTTGCTCGAGCCATCGCCTCTATCCTTGCGGCTATCTCTTTCCTCCGGCCAGGATCAGCCACCCGCCTCCGCTTTCCAGATGATGCACGGCTTCAAGATGGAGTTAGCAGCATAa
- the LOC121762000 gene encoding protein FAM135B-like gives MVEAVHEIAIYIHRFHNLDLFQQGWYQIKVTMRWEDEDYGSVGTPARVIQYEAPDLDSDYVHGIWRIDDVDHSFSTHPFRIKYAKQDVPLSMMVTFNLSPSTFEVPCTSAVILTFELLYSPVLESRDYLEDSLDNTAAVHEFRIPPKALFGLHVYCPVHFDAFHAVLVDVTVHVSLLKMDRTSSLKVPSDPTAIKDDIREYDNSKQVMLVHALSCSSSILLEDLKMLGQAINKPIDLDDIASRELFASTQGSDQEITDAEVSGQISRKIRNFSERLNGEDDFYNDKSFQLSEIKLLELIDLLCDQVSYLWSIFLKFHRANKRMILEYLRSQWVIDRKSEWSMWIVRTKVKMPEQYIGCWVDESSYHPVHGRPAIPQKITGDPAQTAANQAGLLRQSIATMMIENRSIQDMHIFGDPSHVPIVIVEDAVNAPIRVMRRNSYISRVDQNEKNGFFPRFGTDPENTLVSTRPDGRSLRIVIFVHGFQGHHLDLRLIRNQWLLIDPKVEFLMSEVNEEKTSGDFREMGQRLAKEVVSFVKKKMDKMTRSGVLGTIKISFVGHSIGNIILRTALTDSIMEPYLGYLHTYLSVSGPHLGYLYSSNSLFNGGLWLMKKLKGTPCIHQLTFTDDNDLENTFLYKLCKRRTFENFRNVILLSSPQDGYVPYHSARIEMCPASSGDKSKKGKVFLEMLNECLDQIRAKSSETRVFMRCDVNFNLSSQGKSIDTMIGRAAHIEFLDSDIFAKFIMWSFPELFR, from the exons ATGGTGGAAGCGGTACATGAGATTGCCATTTACATTCACCGGTTTCACAACCTCGACTTGTTTCAGCAAGG ATGGTATCAAATCAAGGTCACTATGAGATGGGAGGATGAAGATTATGGTTCTGTGGGTACTCCAGCAAGAGTTATTCAATATGAAG CTCCTGATTTGGATTCTGATTATGTGCATGGAATATGGAGAATTGATGACGTAGACCACAGTTTCTCAACACACCCTTTTCGAATCAAATATGCAAAACAGGATGTTCCACTGTCAATGATGGTCACATTCAACTTATCACCTAGTACATTTGAG GTTCCATGCACTTCAGCTGTTATTCTGACTTTCGAGCTGCTGTACAGTCCAGTGTTGGAGAGCAG GGATTATCTTGAAGATTCCCTGGATAACACTGCTGCAGTGCATGAATTTAGGATCCCCCCTAAAGCTCTTTTTGGGTTGCATGTCTATTGCCCTGTTCATTTTGACGCTTTTCATGCTGTGTTAGTCGATGTTACTGTGCATGTGAGCCTGCTGAAAATGGATCGCACTTCCTCACTGAAGGTACCCAG TGATCCCACTGCTATCAAAGATGACATCAGGGAGTATGACAATTCAAAGCAA GTGATGCTTGTACATGCACTATCATGTTCTAGCAGCATACTATTGGAAGATTTAAAAATGCTCGGCCAGGCCATCAATAAACCAATTGATTTGGATGATATCGCTTCTCGTGAATTGTTTGCTTCCACACAAGGATCGGATCAGGAAATTACTGATGCTGAAGTTTCAGGACAAATTTCAAGAAAAATCAGAAACTTTTCTGAG AGACTAAATGGTGAAGATGATTTTTATAACGACAAAAGTTTTCAGCTATCTGAAATTAAATTACTTGAGTTAATTGATCTTCTATGCGATCAAGTCTCGTACTTATGGAgcatatttttgaaatttcacAG GGCTAACAAAAGGATGATTCTTGAGTATCTTCGCAGCCAGTGGGTTATCGACCGGAAATCTGAATGGTCAATGTGGATAGTTCGCACTAAGGTTAAGATGCCCGAGCAATATATAGGCTGTTGGGTTGATGAGTCTTCTTACCATCCTGTGCATGGTAGACCTGCCATTCCACAGAAGATAACTGGTGAT CCTGCACAGACTGCTGCCAATCAAGCAGGGCTTCTTAGGCAGAGTATTGCAACGATGATG ATTGAGAACAGGTCTATTCAAGACATGCATATATTTGGAGATCCATCACACGTCCCTATTGTAATTGTAGAAGACGCTGTCAATGCACCTATACGTGTAATGCGTAGAAACTCTTACATCAGCCGAGTAGACCAGAATGAAAAGAACGGTTTCTTTCCTAGGTTTGGCACTGACCCAGAAAACACATTAGTCAGCACTCGCCCAGATGGTCGTAGCCTGAGGATTGTAATTTTTGTCCATGGATTCCAG GGACACCATCTGGACTTACGTCTTATTCGCAATCAATGGCTTTTGATAGACCCCAAGGTGGAATTTCTTATGTCAGAAGTTAATGAGGAGAAAACATCTGGAGATTTTAGAGAAATGGGGCAGAGGCTAGCCAAAGAAGTTGTATCATTTGTAAAGAAGAAAATGGATAAAATGACTAGATCAGGTGTCTTGGGGACAATTAAAATCAGCTTTGTCGGACATTCGATTGGAAACATAATCTTGAGAACTGCACTAACTG ATAGCATTATGGAACCATATCTGGGATACTTGCACACATATCTCTCTGTCTCTGGCCCACATCTTGGCTATCTTTACTCCTCAAACTCGTTATTTAATGGGGGTTTGTggctcatgaagaaactcaagGGCACACCATGTATCCACCAGCTCACTTTTACTGATGATAATGATCTTGAAAATACGTTCTTGTACAAACTATGCAAG CGAAGGACATTTGAGAATTTCAGGAATGTCATTCTGTTGTCTTCACCTCAG GATGGCTACGTTCCATACCATTCTGCTAGAATAGAGATGTGCCCAGCATCTTCAGGAGACAAGTCGAAAAAGGGGAAGGTTTTCTTGGAGATGCTAAACGAATGCTTAGACCAAATACGAGCAAAGTCCTCGGAGACTCGGGTGTTCATGCGCTGCGATGTGAACTTCAACCTTTCTTCCCAGGGGAAGAGCATCGACACTATGATTGGCCGTGCTGCTCATATAGAGTTCCTGGATTCTGACATCTTTGCCAAGTTTATAATGTGGTCTTTCCCAGAATTGTTTCGTTGA